A single region of the Trueperaceae bacterium genome encodes:
- a CDS encoding sugar ABC transporter ATP-binding protein, with the protein MSDEQARQPARDAAAEPLLRLEGVVKSFGAVHALRGVDLTAPAGQVTALVGDNGAGKSVTVKVVAGTYLPDKGQLHWEGRPVRLRSPRDSSALGIEVVYQDLALCDNLDVVQNMFLGREVTKRGLLVEDAMESAAMSTLADLRVTTVQSVRLPVAAMSGGQRQSVAVAKAVMWNSKLVILDEPTAALGVAQTHQVLELVRRLAERGLGVIIISHNLTDVFAVADRIAVMRLGRVVSEGPTTATDVQTVVEQMTTGVAA; encoded by the coding sequence GTGAGTGACGAGCAGGCTCGGCAACCGGCGCGAGACGCGGCTGCCGAGCCGCTCTTGCGCCTGGAGGGCGTGGTCAAGAGCTTCGGCGCGGTCCACGCCCTCCGCGGCGTCGACCTGACGGCGCCGGCCGGCCAGGTCACGGCCCTCGTGGGCGACAACGGGGCCGGCAAGTCCGTCACCGTCAAGGTCGTCGCCGGGACGTACCTGCCCGACAAGGGCCAGCTCCACTGGGAGGGGCGGCCCGTCCGGCTCCGCTCGCCGCGCGACTCGTCGGCGCTCGGCATAGAGGTCGTGTACCAGGACCTGGCCCTCTGCGACAACCTCGACGTGGTGCAGAACATGTTCCTCGGCCGCGAGGTCACCAAGCGCGGGCTCCTGGTGGAGGACGCCATGGAGTCGGCGGCCATGAGCACGCTGGCCGACCTGCGCGTCACCACCGTGCAGTCGGTTCGGCTGCCGGTGGCGGCCATGTCGGGCGGGCAGCGCCAGTCCGTCGCCGTCGCCAAGGCCGTCATGTGGAACTCCAAGCTCGTCATCCTCGACGAGCCCACGGCCGCCCTGGGCGTCGCCCAGACCCACCAGGTGCTCGAGCTGGTGCGGCGCCTGGCCGAGAGGGGGTTGGGGGTCATCATCATCTCGCACAACCTCACGGACGTCTTCGCGGTGGCCGACAGGATCGCCGTCATGCGCCTCGGGCGCGTGGTAAGCGAGGGGCCGACGACCGCCACCGACGTCCAGACCGTCGTGGAGCAGATGACCACCGGGGTGGCGGCGTGA
- a CDS encoding ABC transporter permease — protein MTDAAAATTQESEAAGASVKRVQGGGAGGVMPVVIGVIVIAVIFQSLNGHFLSTGNLVNLLVQASVFMIIGMGEVFVLLLGEIDLSLGYVAGIGGVVVTELVQVRTGWPWYAAIAAALVVTAAIGFLQGTLITRLRLPSFVVTLAGLLGWQGVMIILLGTGGTIPIPDATINAIANGTMSPLAGWVLAVVIVGAYAYLTFRSDGRRRASGLAAPRLSTTLLKVVGVAVAAALVTLLTNVNRGVGVYTLRGMPYVLPLVFAVLVLWSVVLTRTRFGRYVYAIGGNAEAARRAGISLPWVRTVAFSLAGVTAGVGGIVYASRLRSISTSFDGGTIVLYVVATAVIGGTSLFGGRGHPLHAVLGGVVIAAIVNGMALLGFSAAIQLIATAVVLLASIMVDVIIRQRGSTARA, from the coding sequence GTGACCGACGCGGCGGCCGCCACGACTCAGGAGAGCGAGGCCGCAGGCGCCAGCGTCAAGCGCGTTCAGGGCGGCGGCGCCGGCGGGGTGATGCCGGTCGTCATCGGCGTCATCGTCATCGCGGTCATCTTCCAGTCGCTCAACGGTCACTTCCTGTCGACGGGCAACCTCGTCAACCTACTGGTGCAGGCGTCGGTGTTCATGATCATCGGCATGGGTGAGGTGTTCGTGCTCCTGCTCGGCGAGATCGACCTGTCGCTCGGCTACGTGGCAGGCATAGGGGGCGTGGTCGTCACCGAGCTCGTGCAGGTCCGCACGGGCTGGCCGTGGTACGCGGCGATCGCGGCGGCACTCGTCGTGACGGCCGCCATCGGCTTCCTGCAGGGCACGCTGATCACGCGGCTGCGGCTACCGTCGTTCGTCGTCACGCTCGCCGGCCTCCTCGGCTGGCAGGGCGTGATGATCATCCTGCTGGGCACGGGCGGAACCATCCCCATCCCGGACGCCACCATCAACGCCATCGCCAACGGCACCATGTCGCCGCTCGCTGGGTGGGTGCTGGCGGTCGTGATCGTGGGCGCCTACGCCTACCTGACGTTCCGGTCCGACGGGCGCCGGCGCGCCAGCGGCCTGGCGGCGCCGCGGCTGAGCACCACCCTTCTGAAGGTGGTGGGCGTGGCCGTCGCCGCCGCGCTCGTCACGCTCCTGACGAACGTCAACCGCGGCGTGGGCGTGTACACGCTGCGCGGCATGCCGTACGTGTTGCCCCTCGTGTTCGCCGTCCTCGTGCTCTGGTCGGTGGTCCTCACGCGCACGCGCTTCGGGCGCTACGTGTACGCCATCGGCGGGAACGCCGAGGCGGCCCGCCGCGCCGGCATCTCGCTGCCGTGGGTGCGCACCGTCGCGTTCTCGCTGGCGGGCGTGACCGCCGGCGTGGGCGGCATCGTCTACGCGTCGCGGCTCCGCTCCATCTCGACGAGCTTCGACGGCGGCACCATCGTCTTGTACGTGGTGGCGACCGCCGTCATCGGCGGCACCAGCCTGTTCGGCGGGCGCGGCCACCCCCTGCACGCCGTGCTGGGTGGCGTCGTGATCGCGGCCATCGTCAACGGCATGGCGCTGCTCGGCTTCAGTGCCGCCATCCAGCTGATCGCCACGGCCGTGGTGCTGCTCGCGTCGATCATGGTCGACGTGATCATCAGGCAGCGCGGCTCCACCGCCAGGGCCTGA
- a CDS encoding COX15/CtaA family protein, with amino-acid sequence MLVVGGITRLTQSGLSIVEWAPLMGVVPPVGEAQWQEAFDAYKRYPEYQQLRPTMTLAEYRFIYYWEYAHRLLARAIGVVFLVPFLAFLARGYLRGPLLRRLLLLFGLGALQGLMGWLMVASGLVDRPSVAHERLAAHLLLAFTIFAVCLWTAADLWPTPAPDEGARRRLRRLHAGLVTFGALLVLQVTYGAFVAGLDAGRAFNTWPLMAGGWWPPAAWRLDPPLRNLLDNIATVQWIHRTVPLLLLLVAALLVAGAWRPAARAGGPHRAWSVALLAGVLVQATLGILTLVTFVPLWLAALHQAVALLLFGVWLAWLHVATRARLAV; translated from the coding sequence ATGCTGGTGGTGGGCGGCATCACGCGCCTCACGCAGTCGGGGCTATCCATCGTCGAGTGGGCCCCGCTGATGGGCGTGGTGCCCCCCGTCGGCGAGGCGCAGTGGCAGGAGGCGTTCGACGCCTACAAGCGCTACCCCGAGTACCAGCAGCTGCGCCCGACCATGACGCTCGCCGAGTACCGCTTCATCTACTACTGGGAGTACGCCCACCGCCTCCTCGCCCGCGCCATCGGTGTCGTCTTCCTCGTGCCGTTCCTGGCGTTCCTCGCGCGCGGCTACCTGCGGGGGCCGCTGCTCAGGCGCCTGCTCCTCCTGTTCGGCCTGGGGGCCCTGCAGGGGTTGATGGGGTGGCTCATGGTCGCGAGCGGTCTCGTCGACCGTCCGTCCGTGGCTCATGAACGGCTGGCCGCGCACCTGCTGCTGGCGTTCACGATCTTCGCCGTCTGCCTGTGGACGGCCGCCGACCTGTGGCCCACCCCCGCCCCCGACGAGGGCGCCCGGCGCCGGCTGAGGCGCCTCCACGCCGGGCTGGTGACGTTCGGGGCGCTGCTCGTGCTCCAGGTCACGTACGGCGCCTTCGTGGCGGGCCTCGACGCCGGGCGCGCCTTCAACACCTGGCCGCTCATGGCGGGCGGCTGGTGGCCGCCGGCCGCCTGGCGCCTCGACCCGCCCCTGCGCAACCTGCTCGACAACATCGCCACGGTCCAGTGGATACACCGGACCGTGCCGCTACTGCTGCTCCTCGTCGCCGCCCTGCTGGTCGCGGGCGCCTGGCGCCCGGCCGCGCGCGCCGGGGGGCCGCACCGCGCCTGGAGCGTGGCGCTCCTGGCCGGCGTGCTCGTCCAGGCCACGCTGGGGATCCTGACGCTCGTCACGTTCGTCCCGCTGTGGCTCGCCGCCCTGCACCAAGCGGTCGCGCTCCTGCTGTTCGGCGTCTGGCTCGCGTGGTTGCACGTTGCCACGCGGGCCCGCCTCGCAGTCTGA